The nucleotide window GCGGCGACGCCGAACTCGGGCCGACCGACCTGGTACTGCTCGATCCCACGCGTACGCTCCAATTCGAGAGCACCGCCGCGACGCACGTCACCATCCTGGTTCCGCGCCGGGAGCTTCGGATCCGGCCCGCGCAGATCGACCGGCTCATCGGCGTACGCATCGACGGCAGCCACGGCCCGGGCGCTCTCGTCTCCGTGCTGGCCCGGGAGTCGGTGTGGTCGGCGACCGAGTTCCGCGAGGCGGAGGCGCTGCGGTCGGCGGCGGCCGTCGTCGAGCTGATCGCGGTCGCACTGGAGGCCCGGCTCGGCGACGAGCAACCGGCCCCGGACGAGTGGCTGCGGAGCCGGATCGCCGGCTACATCGAGGCCCGGCTGGCCGATCCCGATCTGTCCCCGCCCGGCATCGCCGCCACCCACAACATATCCGTACGCCGGCTGCACAAGCTGTTCGAGGACCAGCCGCTCACCGTCGCGGCCCTGATCCGCCGTCGCCGCCTGGAGCGCTGCCGGGCCGAGCTGACCGGAAGCGGACGTACGGTCACCGCCGTGGCCGCCCGATGGGGATTCTCCGATCCCACCCATTTCAGCAAGCTCTTCAAGGCGACGTACGGCTACAACGCCCGTGCACTGGTAACCAGCAACCGTGCACGGACGACCAAGACGCGCACAGCCGGCCCGGACAAGGATGGTGGTGACCAAGGCAGGCAAGAGCAATAGGAGAAGTCGTGGCGAAGGTAAACATCGTCCGCCCCGGTGAAGGCGAGATCCTCGGCAGCGGGGCGCAGCAGATCCGCATCCTGGAGAACGGCGAACACACCGACCACCGGCTGGGGTTCGCCGAGGTCACCATTCCGCCGGGCACCCCGAGCCCGTTGCAGCATCGCCACGCCCAGCATGACGAGGGCTTCTATGTGCTGGCGGGAACTTTCCGGTTCACCGTCGGCGAGGACCACTACGACGCCGGGCCGGGCACCTGGGTCATCGTGCCGACCGGGGCGCCGCACACGTTCGCCAACGTCGGCGACGAGAACGCGGTCATGCTGAACACCTTCACGCCGGATCTGTATGTGCAGTACTTCCGTGACTTCAAGGCCATGATCGATTCCGGGCAGCCGGTCAACGCCGAGACCATGCAACCGCTCTGGAAGAACTACGCCACCGAGATCTCGAACGAATACGCCTCGTGAAGCGCCTTGAATACGACCGCTACGGCGGCCCGGAGGTGATGCGGCTCGCTGAGTTCGAGCCACCACGCCCGGGTCCGGATGAGGTTCTCGTCCGCGTCCGAGCGGCGGCTTCCAACCCGCTGGACTGGAAGATGCGCAACGGCGAGATGAAGCTGATGACCGGCCGCTCCTTTCCCCGGGCGATGGGGCACGACTTCGCCGGAGTCGTCGAGGCGGTCGGCGCCGGCGTCACCCGCCTGAAGGCCGGCGACGCGGTACTCGGCCAGGCTCGGTTCCGGCAGGCGGGGGCGTTCGCCGAGATGGTGACGGCCCCGGAGAAGGTGGTCGTGCTCAAACCGGTGGACCTTTCGTACGAGCAGGCCGCCGCCCTGCCGACCGTGGGCGTGACCGCCTATCAGGCCACGGCGGAGATCCGGCCCGGGCAGGCGGTCTTCGTCAACGGGTGCCTGGGCGGGGTGGGCCGGGCCGCCGCCCAGTTCGCCCGGGCACGGGGAGCCTCGGTCGCCGGCAGCTGCCGCAACCCTGCGGCCGACGAGGCCCACGAGCTCGGCGTCGAGCCCGTCGTAGGTTTCGGCTTCGACCCGGCTGCCCTCGCGGAACGGTTCGATCTCGTCCTCGACACGCCCGGCATGCTTCCCTTCGCCGCGGCCCGAACGCTGCTGAAGCCCGGCGGAACCATCATCGACATCATCCCGACCCCGGCCAAAATGATCAGAAGCGCACTGCCCGGCCCGTTCCGGGTGATGATGGCCCGGCCGGTGACCGCCGACCTGGAGGAGGTGGCCCGAACCCTGCGCCTGCCCATCGCCCGTACGGTCCCGTTGGCCGAGGCGATTCCCGCCCTGACGGAGCTGGAGCGCGAGCAGCGCCCGAAGGGCGGCAAACTGGTCATCGCCATGGCCGGAAGCTAAGCCGGGCCGAGCTAGGGCGTGTCCTGACAGGGCACGCTCTAAAGGGTGTTGCAGAAGGCCGTGATCTGGGCATATCCGGTGTATGGCTGGGGTGTTGAGGGCCGAGCGGGTGTGGGTGGAGACGTTCACCGGGTTGCGGGTCGATCAGTTCGGCCGGTTGCTGAAAGCGGTCCGGGAGTGGACGGCACCCTCGTCCCGGTCCGCGACCGCAAGATCGGAGCCTCGTCCCGCAACTACCGGTTCTCGGCGAACGTGCAGGTCATTGTGGACGTCGAGACGCGCCTGGTCGTGGCCACCGCCCGCCCAGTGCCGGCAACACGGCGGACGCGAAAGCCTCGCGGGGCTCCGGCCTGGCCAACACCTGCGCAGGTGTGACGGTCCTCGGCGACGGCGCCTACATCAACACCGGCCTGATCGTCCCGCACCGCAAACGCCCCGGACGGCCCCTGCTGAAAGGCGAGGAAGAGGACAACGCGCAGCACCGCAAGGTCCGCGCCCGCGTCGAGCACATCTTCTCCCGCATGAAGAACTACAAGATTCTCCGCGACTGCCGGCAACGCGGCGACGGCCTCCACCACGCCGTCCAGGCCGTCGCCCGCATGCACAACCTCGGCCTCACCGCATGACCAGCACACACCAACAGCCCAGTTCAGCCTGCATGATCACGGCCTTCTGCAACACCCTTAGTCCGTGAGGAGCCGGGTGAGGGCGACCCGGGAGCGTACTCCCAGGTGGGTGAAGACGTTCCGCAGGTGGTACTCGACCGTGCGCGTGCTGATGGACAGCTGCCGGGCCACCTCGCGGTTCGTGGCGCCCTCGGCGACGCAGCGGGCGATGCGCAACTGCTGCGGGGTGAGCAGGTTCAGCGGTCCGGGTTCGGGGGCGGCGGCGGGCGTCTCCCCCGCGGCGCGCAGTTCCGCGCGGGCGTGCTCGGTCCACACGTCCGCGCCGCTCCGCTCGAACCCCAGCACGGCGTCGCGCAGTTGCGTCCTGGCCTCACCGGGGCGGCGCCTGCGCCGCAGCCACATGCCGTAGGCGAGATGGGTCCGGGCGTGCTCGTAGGGGCCGTTGACCTTCTCGTGCCGCGCCAGGGCCTCGGTGAACAGTTCCTCGCTCCGCCCGTCGCCCGCCACCAGCGCCCGGCAGCGCGACAGCAGCGCCGGGGCCTGCGGGTCGGCGCCCATGGCCGCCCACACGGCGTACTGGTCGATCATGTCCTGCGCGTCGACGTCGTGGCCCGCGAGCACCGCGGACTCGACGTAGCAGGGCACCGCCATCACCCACAGGCCGAAATGGCCCTGGCGCGGACCTGCGTGGACGAGCGGAGCGAGCCGGGCCGCGGCGTGGTCGGCGTTGCCGTGCCCGAGGTCGGCGCGGGCCTGCGCCCACTCGGCGAGGGTGCTCGTCTGGCGCAGTCCGTGGGCGTGGGCGACGCGCAGGGCCGCCTGGGCGTGCGTGGCGACGGTCGCCGGCCGGCCCGCGATCGAGGCCGCCAGCGCGAGCACGGCCGACAGACCGGCCGCCACGTTCCGCTGCCCGTCTTCGCCGACCGCCGCCAGACCGGCCTCGGCGTGTACGCGGGCCTGGTGGTAGCTGCCCTCACGCAGTTCGGCGTACGCCAGATGCTCCAGGATGCGCGGCACGAGGGCCGTCGCCCTGTCGGCGCGGGCGGTGGCCAGCGCGGTGCCGAGCAGCTGGCGTGCTGTCGCGAGGTCGCCCAGCATGAGCGCGATCGTGCCGGCCGACATCAGGCCCGGCAGTCCGGTCCGCGTCGTCAGCACGCCGAGCACGGGACGCAGCAGCTCCTTGGCACGGGCGAAGTCCCCGTCGACCACGCAGCGCATCCCGTCGCGGTAGCCGCGCCAGAGGGCGTCGGCCGGGCCGGCCGGGCCGGTGGGGGCGCACAGGTCGTCGAGGGCCCTGTGGTACCCGTCGCGGTCGCCGGCCGCCCAGGCGGCGAGCATGGCGTGCACGCAGGCGGTGCGCGCCAGGGCCGGGTCGGCGGTACGCAGGGCCGTGGAGGTGAGCAGGAGCAGGTTGTACGCGTCGGCGACCGGGCCGTCCCGCAGCAGCAGGAGCCCTTGGTCCAGCTCGGCGGGTGTCGGGGACGGACCGGCGGGCGCCTGCGGTGGCTCGCCGCCGGGGTGTTCGGTCCGGTGGTCGGCCTGGTGGTCGGAGTCCGTCCGAGTTGCTTCATGGCTCACGTGCAGCACCGTTCCCTGTGGCCTCGCTGTGCCGAGCGTAGCGAGCGACGGACGCACTCGGGTGCGATCGCCGGTATTACTGACCGATTGTCCAACAGTGGACCGCCGGTGGGCCACTGGTGATTCCACTGATACGCGAGGGGCGCGGAGCTTCCTACGTTGCTGTTGCGCTCGCCGTACAGGTCCCCACTGGATCCCCGGAGGGCGCTCGTACCACCGCTCCGCTCAGGAAAGAGGTACCCCCATGTCCCACCGCGCATCGCGACGCCGGCTCACCCTCGTGTCCGTCGCCGCCGCAGGCGCCCTCGGCGCCGCC belongs to Streptomyces sp. V3I8 and includes:
- a CDS encoding helix-turn-helix domain-containing protein, yielding MIGNLESFQDELAASGFPPLINKRAGAGFRGRITTRELGPLRLVSLDTPESTCIGRERDASDGENLAIKVMTRGRTRIEQGRGDAELGPTDLVLLDPTRTLQFESTAATHVTILVPRRELRIRPAQIDRLIGVRIDGSHGPGALVSVLARESVWSATEFREAEALRSAAAVVELIAVALEARLGDEQPAPDEWLRSRIAGYIEARLADPDLSPPGIAATHNISVRRLHKLFEDQPLTVAALIRRRRLERCRAELTGSGRTVTAVAARWGFSDPTHFSKLFKATYGYNARALVTSNRARTTKTRTAGPDKDGGDQGRQEQ
- a CDS encoding cupin domain-containing protein produces the protein MAKVNIVRPGEGEILGSGAQQIRILENGEHTDHRLGFAEVTIPPGTPSPLQHRHAQHDEGFYVLAGTFRFTVGEDHYDAGPGTWVIVPTGAPHTFANVGDENAVMLNTFTPDLYVQYFRDFKAMIDSGQPVNAETMQPLWKNYATEISNEYAS
- a CDS encoding NADP-dependent oxidoreductase, which produces MKRLEYDRYGGPEVMRLAEFEPPRPGPDEVLVRVRAAASNPLDWKMRNGEMKLMTGRSFPRAMGHDFAGVVEAVGAGVTRLKAGDAVLGQARFRQAGAFAEMVTAPEKVVVLKPVDLSYEQAAALPTVGVTAYQATAEIRPGQAVFVNGCLGGVGRAAAQFARARGASVAGSCRNPAADEAHELGVEPVVGFGFDPAALAERFDLVLDTPGMLPFAAARTLLKPGGTIIDIIPTPAKMIRSALPGPFRVMMARPVTADLEEVARTLRLPIARTVPLAEAIPALTELEREQRPKGGKLVIAMAGS
- a CDS encoding LuxR family transcriptional regulator, which encodes MSHEATRTDSDHQADHRTEHPGGEPPQAPAGPSPTPAELDQGLLLLRDGPVADAYNLLLLTSTALRTADPALARTACVHAMLAAWAAGDRDGYHRALDDLCAPTGPAGPADALWRGYRDGMRCVVDGDFARAKELLRPVLGVLTTRTGLPGLMSAGTIALMLGDLATARQLLGTALATARADRATALVPRILEHLAYAELREGSYHQARVHAEAGLAAVGEDGQRNVAAGLSAVLALAASIAGRPATVATHAQAALRVAHAHGLRQTSTLAEWAQARADLGHGNADHAAARLAPLVHAGPRQGHFGLWVMAVPCYVESAVLAGHDVDAQDMIDQYAVWAAMGADPQAPALLSRCRALVAGDGRSEELFTEALARHEKVNGPYEHARTHLAYGMWLRRRRRPGEARTQLRDAVLGFERSGADVWTEHARAELRAAGETPAAAPEPGPLNLLTPQQLRIARCVAEGATNREVARQLSISTRTVEYHLRNVFTHLGVRSRVALTRLLTD